In Rutidosis leptorrhynchoides isolate AG116_Rl617_1_P2 chromosome 2, CSIRO_AGI_Rlap_v1, whole genome shotgun sequence, one genomic interval encodes:
- the LOC139891452 gene encoding exocyst complex component EXO70A1 produces the protein MGSGGEFGIGNLVSARNSLKVNLDKCKALGLSIHQAGPRLEEINQRLPCLEAAVRPIRAQRDALDAVGGHINRAVVPAAAVLKVFDAIHGLEKSLSDPQSDLSGYLAVLKNLQEALKFLSDNCGMAIQWLDDIVEYLEDHNVADIRYTSSLKKALEYLKGLQSKEEKGRLDGGLLEAALDRLEVEFRRLLTENSVPLPMSSSPLKDEQACIAPSPLPVPVIHKLQDILRSLIANNRLEKCKSIYVEVRSSIVRASLRALNLDYLEISVSEFNDVQSIEGYISKWSKHLEFAVKHLFEAEYKLCNDVFDKLGLDVWRGCFANIAAQAGMLAFLQFGKTVTESKKDPIKLLKLLDIFASLNRLRLDFNRLFGGAACAEIQNLTRDLIKRVIEGAFEIFWELLLQVELQRQAPPPPDGSVPRLVSFITDYSNRLVGNDYKPILNQVLAIERSWKHEKFQENLLHDELLKLIRAIELNLDSWSKAYNDPILSYIFLMNNYYHLYKHLKGTKIGALLGDQWLRERQMDTDEYSAIFLRESWSKLPSHLSREGLILFSGGRATARDLVKKRLKAFNEAFDNIYKRHSTWVIMEKDLREKTCQLIIQAIVPVYRSYMQNYGPLVEQDSSASKYAKFTAQSLEKMLSSLFSPKPVRHGSFKVRQQSSKFSNGVEDQYSASPTSTIASA, from the coding sequence ATGGGGTCAGGGGGTGAGTTTGGAATTGGGAATTTGGTGTCTGCAAGGAACTCATTGAAGGTTAATTTAGATAAATGTAAAGCTTTAGGGTTATCGATACATCAAGCGGGACCTAGGTTAGAAGAGATTAATCAGAGATTACCCTGTTTAGAAGCCGCGGTTCGTCCAATTCGTGCGCAAAGGGACGCACTTGATGCTGTTGGTGGTCATATAAACAGAGCTGTTGTCCCTGCAGCTGCTGTTTTGAAAGTGTTTGATGCTATCCACGGGTTAGAGAAGTCGTTATCGGATCCTCAATCGGATCTTTCGGGATATCTTGCGGTTTTGAAGAATTTGCAGGAAGCGTTGAAGTTTTTGTCGGATAATTGTGGGATGGCGATTCAGTGGTTGGATGATATTGTTGAGTATTTGGAAGATCATAATGTAGCTGATATTAGATACACTTCTAGTTTGAAAAAAGCTTTAGAGTATCTTAAAGGATTACAAAGTAAAGAAGAAAAAGGTCGGCTTGATGGTGGCCTTTTAGAGGCAGCTTTGGATAGACTCGAGGTTGAGTTTCGACGTCTTTTAACTGAAAACAGCGTCCCTTTACCTATGTCTTCATCTCCATTAAAAGATGAACAAGCTTGTATTGCCCCATCCCCTTTACCAGTTCCTGTAATTCATAAGTTACAAGATATTCTTCGAAGTTTAATTGCTAACAACAGGCTAGAAAAATGCAAATCTATTTATGTGGAAGTTCGCAGCTCGATTGTTAGAGCAAGTTTGCGGGCATTAAACTTGGATTATTTGGAAATTTCAGTTTCTGAGTTCAATGATGTGCAGAGCATCGAGGGTTATATTTCTAAGTGGAGTAAACATTTGGAGTTTGCAGTGAAGCATTTGTTTGAAGCTGAATATAAGCTTTGCAACGATGTTTTTGACAAATTGGGATTAGATGTATGGAGGGGTTGTTTTGCTAATATAGCAGCCCAAGCAGGTATGCTTGCTTTTCTCCAATTTGGGAAAACGGTAACCGAGAGTAAGAAGGATCCAATTAAGCTATTGAAGTTATTAGACATTTTTGCTTCTTTAAATAGGTTAAGATTGGATTTTAATCGTCTTTTTGGTGGGGCCGCCTGTGCTGAAATTCAAAATCTTACAAGAGATTTAATTAAAAGGGTGATTGAAGGTGCTTTTGAAATTTTTTGGGAGCTTTTGCTTCAAGTGGAGTTGCAGAGACAGGCCCCACCCCCACCCGATGGCAGTGTTCCGAgacttgtgagtttcattactgatTACTCTAATAGGCTTGTTGGAAACGATTATAAACCGATATTAAATCAAGTTTTAGCCATCGAAAGaagttggaaacacgaaaaatttcAAGAAAATCTTTTACATGATGAGCTTCTTAAATTGATTCGAGCCATTGAATTGAATCTTGACTCATGGTCAAAGGCGTATAATGATCCCATTCTTTCATACATTTTCTTGATGAACAATTATTATCATCTTTACAAGCATCTAAAAGGCACAAAGATCGGAGCTTTATTGGGCGATCAATGGTTACGAGAACGCCAAATGGACACAGATGAGTATTCAGCCATCTTTTTAAGAGAAAGTTGGTCAAAACTTCCGTCTCATTTAAGCCGTGAAGGATTAATCCTGTTTTCCGGTGGCCGTGCAACTGCGCGTGATCTAGTAAAAAAGAGGTTAAAGGCTTTTAATGAAGCTTTTGATAATATTTATAAGAGACACTCTACATGGGTTATAATGGAGAAAGATTTAAGGGAGAAGACATGTCAACTTATCATTCAAGCAATTGTTCCTGTTTACAGAAGCTATATGCAAAATTACGGGCCATTGGTAGAACAAGATTCGAGTGCGAGTAAATATGCTAAATTTACTGCTCAATCTTTGGAGAAAATGCTTAGTTCACTTTTCTCGCCGAAACCCGTGAGACACGGTAGTTTTAAAGTCCGACAACAAAGCAGTAAATTTAGTAATGGTGTCGAAGATCAGTATTCTGCTTCTCCAACTTCCACCATTGCATCAGCATGA